The following DNA comes from Prosthecobacter algae.
GCTCCATGAGATGACGGTGCAGCTTGAGACCATCAAAAAGAAGGTAGGCAAACTGGAAAGAGAGGACGACAGCTCTCTGCTTTGACAGCCTTCCAGCCCAGCCCACCGGGCGGGCTAACCAGATGTTTGTTTTTATCCCCCATGCCTCCGCCTAACCAAGAACAGCCGAATCCTCTCGCCGATCTCCTCCTGACCATCATTCTGCCGTCAGTCATTCTCGAGTCCCTGAGCAAACCTGATCGCCTGGGGCCTGCCTGGGCCCTGGTGGTGGCGCTGCTGCTGCCGCTCGGCTTTGGCATTTACTGCTTCATCAAGAAGCGCGGGCTGAATTTCTTTTCCGTGCTGGGGCTGGTGGCCATCATCGTCACGGGCGGCCTCGGTCTGCTGAATCTCAGCGCGGTCTGGTTTGCGGCGAAAGAGGCGGCATTTCCCATCTTCCTAGGTCTGGCCTTTCCTCTCAGTTTCCTATGGGGAAAGCCCCTGGTTTCCGAACTGCTGCTAAATCCTCAGGTCATCAACCATGACTTGCTCAACAGCCGCCTCAATACTGAGGGACAAAAGCAGTCCTTTCAAGCTCTCCTCCGGCAGGCCTCCTGGGCACTGGCCGGGACGATGCTCCTCTCTGCCGTGGCCAATGCGATGCTGGTGCTTTATTATCTCGAAGGCACCGTGCCAGGCACGGAGGAATACACGAAAGCCATCGGCCGGCAAAACTGGGTGGGGTTCATTGTCATCGGCGTCCCCATGATGGCAGCGACCATGGGCCTTCTCTTTTGGATGCTTGGCCGACTGAAAAAGCTCACGGGATTGGAGCGCGATGATCTCATGAACCCCGGCACCACGGTGCGACGTCAGGTGGGTGAGTAAAAGCGAGTTGCCCAAAGAAAGAAAAAGCCCGCAGACCTAGGCCTGCGGGCTTTTTCGCAAAGACATCTCAGGTTACCTCACTGACGGCCACGCAGGTATTCCGTCACCCGGTTCCCCCGGAAGGAGACTGTGGCGGCCTTGTAAGGCACGTAAGTCACGCTGGGGCCATAGCCGCCCCAGTAGGGATCCCAGGCTCCGTAGTAGCCATAGCCACGCCCGAATCCCCTGCCCCACCCATAACCATAACCACCGCCGCCCCAGCCCAAGCCATAGCTTTGAGTGTAAACGGGCTGGGTACCCACATAAGTCCATTTTTCAATCTTCACGCCTTTTTGGCTACCTTCAGAGACTTGGTCTGGGCGGCCCCAGGACAGGAAAACACTTTCTTTCGTCATGCCTTCCCGGATACGCCCCTGGTTGACGAGCACTTTGTCGCTGTCAGCGAGCTTGCTGTACAGCTCTGGGTTGCTGGCGATGCGCCGCTCCACAGGGGAGGCGCAACTCATCAGGCCAAGTGACAGCGTGAGACACGCAGCCGTCTGGCAGATTCGAAGGAGAGATTTTGCATTCATAACAATGATACGTCGCGCAGGGACAGACTGACCTCATCTCCCCATTGTTCAATGGGAAACGGATTCTTCGGCTTTCGGGCAGCAGGAAAGATCAAAGCCGCATGGCAAAATGCACCTGGCGACCGATTTCTTCAAATCCACAGCTCGGGTAAAGATTCTGCCCGATGACGTTGGAGGCCATGGTTTCGATCTTGGCCACACGCAGATTTTGCTCCCGAAAATAGTCAAGCGCGTGATGGATGAGGCGGCGGCCAAGGCCCAGACCACGTGCGGCCTCCACCACGGCAAGGTTAGGAATGCGCCCCACCGAATTGACATGGTCTGCCCGGGTGGTGATGTAGCCCAGGATCTGGCCCCCCCGCTCTGCGACGAAGCAACCTTCGGGATTGACCGTGCAATCATCGTTGATGTTGTCGGCCTTGCGGGCTTTCCAGTCACGGTCATTCCAGATGCCCAGGCGATCCTCCAGCATCTGGTCCAGGGCCACAGCCCCAAAGGAGTCCACCGTGATTTGCCGCAGAGTCTCCAGATCTTCCAGGCGATAATGGCGGATGGTAACGGGCAGTTCGGGAGTCATGATTTTTTAAAAGGGCCAGCGGTAGGGGGCATTGTGGATCAGCTTGCTCTTCGGATACGCACTGATGCGCACCTGATTTGCGGAGTTCCCGCTCAGCAACCAGACATTTTGATCATCCATAGCGTGGAGGAAGCCCAGGTGGCCGCTGCTGGCCTGATCCACCGTCAGCGGCTGCAGAATGCAGATGGCCCCGTAGGTGGCAGCCACCGGGCGCCCCCAGCCCCACCACTCCGAAACACGGCCACTCCTTTGCCCA
Coding sequences within:
- a CDS encoding VC0807 family protein, which encodes MPPPNQEQPNPLADLLLTIILPSVILESLSKPDRLGPAWALVVALLLPLGFGIYCFIKKRGLNFFSVLGLVAIIVTGGLGLLNLSAVWFAAKEAAFPIFLGLAFPLSFLWGKPLVSELLLNPQVINHDLLNSRLNTEGQKQSFQALLRQASWALAGTMLLSAVANAMLVLYYLEGTVPGTEEYTKAIGRQNWVGFIVIGVPMMAATMGLLFWMLGRLKKLTGLERDDLMNPGTTVRRQVGE
- a CDS encoding GNAT family N-acetyltransferase, which encodes MTPELPVTIRHYRLEDLETLRQITVDSFGAVALDQMLEDRLGIWNDRDWKARKADNINDDCTVNPEGCFVAERGGQILGYITTRADHVNSVGRIPNLAVVEAARGLGLGRRLIHHALDYFREQNLRVAKIETMASNVIGQNLYPSCGFEEIGRQVHFAMRL